In Gammaproteobacteria bacterium, a single window of DNA contains:
- a CDS encoding energy transducer TonB, with amino-acid sequence MLIKAVIGADGRLLHAEIQQSSGHEALDQDALKVLRASTPLELEQNPSWQQATLTIPVAYRLQR; translated from the coding sequence GTGCTGATCAAGGCCGTCATTGGCGCCGACGGCCGCCTGCTGCATGCGGAAATCCAGCAAAGCTCGGGGCACGAGGCGCTCGATCAGGACGCCCTGAAAGTGCTGCGCGCCTCCACGCCGCTGGAACTGGAACAGAATCCCTCCTGGCAACAGGCGACGCTTACCATTCCCGTCGCTTACCGTCTTCAGCGCTAA